Below is a genomic region from Thermoplasmata archaeon.
CGCGGACGGCGGACCCGTCGGTCGGATCGATCGCGGCATCGATCCCACCCCGCTCGGCCGCGAGGCGGCGCAACGGAGCGAGTTCGGCCCCGCCGACCCAGGCCGCGCCCCGGGCGCGGGCAAGGCGTGCGTAGAGAAGGCCGGCCGGTCCAAGGCCGATGACGAACACGGACGCCTCCGGAGGAAGCGCGATCCGTCGCAGGGCGGTCGCAACGCAGCCCCCCGGTTCGAGCAGGGCGCCGGCGTCCCACCCCACGCGCCGGTCGAGCGTCAGGACGGCTCCCTTGCGGACATGATCGGCGGAGACCCGGAACGCCTCTGCGAACCCGCACGGATCGAGGTTCGTCTTCGCGTACGCCGGGCAAAACATGTAGTCCCCCCGGGCGCAGACGGGGCAAGCGAGGCAGGGGACGTGGTGATGGACGAACACCCGGTCTCCGACCTCGTGGCCCTCCACGCCCGTGCCGACCGTCTCGATGGTCCCGACCGGCTCGTGACCGAGGATCGCGCTCGCGGTGTAGCCACCACGCACCTTCTCGAGGTCCGTCCCGCACAGGCCGCACTCGGCCATCCGGACGACGATCTCACCGGGGCCGGCGACCGGCCGAGGAGTGTCGGCGAGGCCCACCCGCCCCGGGGCCTCGAGCCGAGCGTACTTCATCGGGCTCGGGCCGCGAGGATGGCGGCATCGAGGATCTCGACGCCCTCGTCGATCTCCTCGCGCTGGATGATGAGGGGAGGGATGTACCGGATCGAGGAGCGGCCGCACGGTAACAGGATCAGGCCGCGCCGATACGACTCCTGAAGGATCCGGTCGCGGAGCCGCACCGCGGGCTCCTTGGTCGTCCGGCTCGTCACGAACTCGGTCGCGACCATGAGCCCGAGCCCGCGGACGTCGCCGATCTCCTCGTACTTGGCCTGCAGCTCGCGCAGGCGCGTCTGAAGATACGCGCCTTGGGTCCGCGTGTTCTCGAGTACATGCTCGCGCTCGATCACGTCGAGCGTCGCGAGGGCCCCGGCGACTGCGACCAGATTTCCACCGAACGTGTTGGAGTGGGCCCCCGATTTCGTGTAATCGAGGTCCCCGCGGAAGATGATCGCCCCGATGGGAAGCCCGCTCCCGAGCGCCTTCGCGGTCGTAACGATGTCCGGGACGATCCCGTGGTGCTCGATCGCGAACCAGTGTCCCGTGCGTCCGATGCCGGACTGCACTTCGTCATCGATGAAGAGGATCCCGTGCTCGTCCAGGATCGACTTGATCGCCGCGTGCCATCCCTTCGGGGGAACGATGTACCCACCCTCCCCCATGACCGGTTCCGCGATGAACGCCGCGACGTCGTCCGGCGGGATCGAGGTCTCGAAGTAGAGCTCCTTCAGGATCTTGGCGCAGTACAGATCGCAGCTCGGATACTCGAGCTTGTACGGGCATCGGTAACAGTAGGGAGAGGGGATGTGCTGTCCGCCTCCGGTGTAGGCATTGAACCGCGAGCGCTGGACCGGCTTGGACGTGGTCATCGTGAGCGCGCCCAGGGTGCGCCCGTGGAAGGCCCCGAGTAGACCCACCGTCAGCGGTCGCTGGCGGTTCCATCGCGCGAGCTTCAGCGCTGCCTCGGCGCTTTCGGTCCCGCTGTTGGTGTAGAAGACCTTCTTCGCGTGGGTGCCCGGCGTGATCGCCGCGAGACGTTCGGCGAGCCGCGTTTGGTTTTCGTAGTAGAAGTCCGTCCCGGCGAAGTGGGAGAGCCTTCCCGCCTGTTCCCGGACCGCTTGAACGACCGCCGGATGGGAGTGTCCGACGTTCAGGACCGATATACCCGCGGCAAAATCGAGCAGCCGGTTGCCGTCCACGTCGGTGACCCAGACCCCGAGCGCGCTCTCCGCCACGATCGGGGAGGTCTTGGTGGTCGTCGCCATCGAGGCCTCGTCGGCCCGGATGATGCGCTGCGCCTTCGGTCCCGGGATCGGAACCCGAATCATCACTCCTCGATGGGGCGGCTTCGATGGGTCGCGAGGAGGGAGATCGGCCGTGGGGGACGCCCGGCTTTCGCTCATGAACGCTCCGCGCGGCCCAGTTCTCCCGTGGGGTATAGCCTTCTCGGTGCCACGGGCGGCGGTGCGTCGGGCCAAGGATCACGGCCGACCGGACCGGGGCCCCGCGGGCGCACCTTGGAACCGTTCTGCACGGGGACCGGACGATCGCCGCGCTCATAGGCCGATCCAGAGCGCGGCGAACGTGAGGCCGATGGACAGCGCGGCGATAGGGAGGCCGTAGCGCATGAATTCGGCGAGCCGGATCGGGATGCCGGTGCGTTCGGCGCGATCCACCAGGATCAAGTTGCTGGCCGCTCCCAGGAACGTCACGTTCCCGGCGAGGGT
It encodes:
- a CDS encoding alcohol dehydrogenase catalytic domain-containing protein, coding for MKYARLEAPGRVGLADTPRPVAGPGEIVVRMAECGLCGTDLEKVRGGYTASAILGHEPVGTIETVGTGVEGHEVGDRVFVHHHVPCLACPVCARGDYMFCPAYAKTNLDPCGFAEAFRVSADHVRKGAVLTLDRRVGWDAGALLEPGGCVATALRRIALPPEASVFVIGLGPAGLLYARLARARGAAWVGGAELAPLRRLAAERGGIDAAIDPTDGSAVRDLIDRATDGRGVDLAVAATGAPSAVTLATTIARRGGTVNLFGVPPSGSRLDADLQEIYLRGIRLVPSYATTEADIAAVQQLVVDGRLALNDLVSHRIPLEEIEEAFRLAQRPQDSLKVVVTGPAR
- a CDS encoding acetyl ornithine aminotransferase family protein: MSESRASPTADLPPRDPSKPPHRGVMIRVPIPGPKAQRIIRADEASMATTTKTSPIVAESALGVWVTDVDGNRLLDFAAGISVLNVGHSHPAVVQAVREQAGRLSHFAGTDFYYENQTRLAERLAAITPGTHAKKVFYTNSGTESAEAALKLARWNRQRPLTVGLLGAFHGRTLGALTMTTSKPVQRSRFNAYTGGGQHIPSPYCYRCPYKLEYPSCDLYCAKILKELYFETSIPPDDVAAFIAEPVMGEGGYIVPPKGWHAAIKSILDEHGILFIDDEVQSGIGRTGHWFAIEHHGIVPDIVTTAKALGSGLPIGAIIFRGDLDYTKSGAHSNTFGGNLVAVAGALATLDVIEREHVLENTRTQGAYLQTRLRELQAKYEEIGDVRGLGLMVATEFVTSRTTKEPAVRLRDRILQESYRRGLILLPCGRSSIRYIPPLIIQREEIDEGVEILDAAILAARAR